In one window of Helianthus annuus cultivar XRQ/B chromosome 17, HanXRQr2.0-SUNRISE, whole genome shotgun sequence DNA:
- the LOC110921979 gene encoding AT-hook motif nuclear-localized protein 23 produces the protein MAGLDLGTASRYIHQQHQLHLSDLQLHTTQPQNNHLFSDNHHQKQEDDDLHHDQLVSPNSGGGGGGGGSGDLVGRRPRGRPAGSKNKPKPPVIITRESANTLRAHILEIGNGCDVFDCIATYARRRQRGICILSGSGIVTNVNLRQPSGTGAVVALHGRFEILSLSGSFLPPPAPPGATSLTIFLAGGQGQVVGGNVVGELTAAGPVIVIASSFTNVAYERLPLEEDEAEAGGLQMQPQAGQPDGTGAGGGGGGGGNPFPDPSSGLPFFNLPMNMAPNVQLPADYPRGNNNPF, from the coding sequence ATGGCTGGTTTAGATTTAGGCACTGCTTCTCGTTACATCCATCAACAGCATCAACTCCACCTTTCCGACTTGCAACTCCACACCACTCAACCGCAAAACAACCACCTCTTCTCCGACAACCACCACCAGAAACAAGAAGACGATGATCTCCATCATGATCAACTAGTCTCCCCCAActccggcggtggtggtggtggtggtgggtcagGTGATCTCGTTGGCCGGAGACCTAGAGGCCGTCCAGCCGGATCCAAAAACAAACCAAAACCACCGGTTATCATCACTAGAGAAAGCGCTAACACACTCAGAGCTCACATATTGGAGATCGGAAACGGGTGTGATGTGTTTGACTGCATAGCAACTTATGCAAGACGAAGACAACGAGGGATCTGCATACTTTCCGGTAGCGGTATTGTCACCAATGTAAACCTCCGGCAACCATCCGGAACCGGGGCTGTGGTGGCTCTTCATGGCCGGTTTGAGATCTTGTCTCTTTCCGGTTCTTTCTTACCACCACCTGCACCACCGGGAGCCACCAGTTTGACCATCTTTTTAGCCGGTGGACAAGGGCAAGTGGTGGGTGGAAACGTCGTCGGAGAGTTGACCGCAGCTGGACCGGTTATTGTTATCGCTTCTTCTTTCACTAATGTTGCTTATGAAAGACTTCCACTTGAAGAAGATGAAGCGGAAGCCGGTGGGCTGCAGATGCAACCACAGGCTGGTCAACCGGATGGAACCGgtgccggtggtggtggtggtggtggcggtaaCCCGTTTCCAGACCCGTCTTCTGGGCTACCGTTTTTTAACTTGCCGATGAATATGGCACCAAATGTTCAGTTGCCTGCGGACTATCCACGGGGTAATAATAATCCGTTCTAA